The Macaca fascicularis isolate 582-1 chromosome 12, T2T-MFA8v1.1 genome has a segment encoding these proteins:
- the NEU2 gene encoding sialidase-2, with protein MASLPVLQKESVFQSGAAHAYRIPALLYLPGQQTLLAFAEQRASKKDEHAELIVLRRGGYDASTRQVQWQAQEVVAQAQLDGHRSMNPCPLYDAQTGTLFLFFIAIPGQVTEQQQLQTRANVTRLCQVTSTDHGRTWSSPRDLTDAAIGPAYREWSTFAVGPGHCLQLHDRAQSLVVPAYAYRNLHPIQRPSPSAFCLLSHDHGRTWVRGHFVAQDTLECQVAEVEAGEQRVVTLNARSHLRARIQAQSTNDGLDFQESQLVKKLVEPPPQGCQGSVISFPSPHSGPGSPAQWLLYTHPTHSWQRADLGAYLNPRPPAPEAWSEPVLLAKGSCAYSDLQSMGTGPDGSPLFGCLYEANDYEEIVFLMFTLKQAFPAEYLPQ; from the exons ATGGCCTCCCTCCCTGTCCTGCAGAAGGAGAGCGTGTTCCAGTCGGGAGCCGCCCATGCCTACAGAATCCCTGCCCTGCTCTACCTGCCTGGGCAGCAGACCCTGCTGGCCTTCGCGGAACAGCGGGCAAGCAAGAAGGATGAGCACGCAGAGCTGATTGTCCTGCGCAGAGGAGGCTACGATGCGTCCACCCGCCAGGTTCAG TGGCAAGCTCAGGAGGTGGTGGCCCAGGCCCAGCTGGATGGACACCGGTCCATGAACCCATGCCCCTTGTATGATGCGCAGACGGGgaccctcttcctcttcttcattgCCATCCCTGGGCAAGTCACGGAGCAACAGCAGCTGCAGACCAGGGCCAATGTGACCCGGCTGTGCCAAGTAACCAGCACTGACCACGGGAGGACCTGGAGCTCCCCCAGAGACCTCACTGATGCGGCCATTGGCCCAGCCTACCGAGAGTGGTCCACCTTTGCGGTGGGCCCGGGGCATTGTTTGCAGCTGCACGACAGGGCCCAGAGCCTGGTGGTGCCCGCCTATGCCTACCGGAACCTTCACCCCATCCAAAGGCCGAGCCCCTCCGCCTTCTGCTTACTCAGCCATGACCATGGGCGCACGTGGGTGAGAGGGCATTTTGTGGCCCAGGACACCCTGGAGTGCCAGGTGGCCGAAGTCGAGGCTGGGGAGCAGAGGGTGGTGACCCTCAACGCGAGAAGCCATCTCCGAGCCAGGATCCAGGCCCAGAGCACCAATGACGGGCTTGATTTCCAGGAGTCTCAGCTGGTGAAGAAGCTGGTGGAGCCGCCGCCCCAGGGCTGCCAAGGGAGTGTCATCAGCTTCCCCAGCCCCCACTCGGGGCCCGGTTCCCCAGCCCAGTGGCTGCTCTACACTCACCCCACACACTCCTGGCAGAGGGCCGATCTGGGCGCCTACCTCAACCCGCGACCTCCAGCCCCCGAGGCCTGGTCGGAGCCAGTACTGCTGGCCAAGGGCAGCTGTGCCTACTCAGATCTCCAGAGCATGGGCACTGGCCCCGATGGGTCCCCCTTGTTTGGGTGTCTGTACGAAGCCAATGATTACGAGGAGATTGTCTTTCTCATGTTCACCCTGAAGCAAGCCTTTCCGGCTGAGTACCTGCCTCAGTGa